From the genome of Adhaeribacter pallidiroseus:
AAATGTTATTGCTCTGGATATAAACGAAGAACGGCTGCAATTTTGCCGGGATAAGCTGCAAATCCCTTATACGGTAAACGCCCTGTCCGCTAACGTAACCGAACAACTCGCCCAAATAACCAACGGCGATATGCCTACGGTAGTAATAGATGCCACCGGTAATCAGAAAGCCATAAACAATGCTTTTCAGTACCTGGCGCACGGAGCCCGATACGTGCTTATTGGTCTGCAAAAAGGAGATATTGTATTCAGCCATCCGGAATTTCATAAACGCGAAGCTACTTTAATGAGCAGCCGCAATGCTACCCGCCAGGATTTTGAACAAGTAGTGGCAGCCGTGAAAAATGGTTCAGTAGACCCCACCAAGTACATTACGCACCGTGTATTATTTAACCAAGTGAAAAGCGAGTTTGAAAGCTGGCTTGATCCGGCTACCGGAGTAGTAAAAGCAGTAATTGAAATGGAATAAACTACCTATTGCTCAAAAGTAGCTAAACGTTAATTTCAATAAAATTAAATGTAACAGATGAACCAGATAAAAACGTACACGCTGTTTTTTTTAAGTTTCTTACTAAGAGTTAGCCCCACCGTTGCCCAGCAATATTTTTAATTATAGTACCAGCAACCCGCCAAAATTTGGTAAAGATTGGCCAAAAATTTAAAAATTTAAGACTCAGACCTTATTTATTGCCTTAAAAATAAAAGATACGTTTTGAAAAGATATTGTTTAGCCCTTGACCTGCACGATAACCCTGAGCTGGTTGCGCAATACGAGCATTGGCATAAACCCGAAAACTTTCGGCCGGAAATAAAACAAAGCATCCTGGAAGCCGGCATCACCAACATGGAAATCTACCGTTTTGGTACCCGTCTGTTCATGATTATGGATACGGATGATAATTTCAGTTTCGAACGAAAAGCAGCGATGGATGCTGCTAATCCCCAAGTACAGGATTGGGAAAACTTTGTCTGGCAGTTTCAAAAACCCGTTCCGGGGGCAAAAGCAGGCGAAAAATGGACTTTAATGGATAACATTTTTAAGTTGTGATACTTTTGCAGATTGCGGAAAGGTAAAATTTTAAAAAATCAGTAATCAGGTAGCCACTTTCAAGTAAAGTGGCTTTTTCTTTTTTAGTGGATTCTTCGATGCAACTTATTCTCCCCCTACCCTTTCCAAAGGGGGACTTTTTGCTTAAAAGTATCGTGGAGGTACTAAAGAGGGCTATTACTATTTAAAACTTTTCTACTGCGTAGCGAAATAGGTTCCTCCTGAATGACACCGTAGATGGTTTTAATGACAATTTTTAAAATTTTCCCTGCCTGCTATGCAACAGATAGCATTAGCTCGGTGCAAAGAATGACGCTAAACTGTTCTGTTGTTCAGCGAGTTTTTAGCGTCTTGCGTTTTTTTGATTCTTTTTGTGTCAAGACAAAAAGAACAATTACTTCAGCCATAAAACAACTCCAATTAGCAATCAAAGCAAAAGCCGCTGCTATGCGAACGAGAATTTACTTTATAAATCGTAAGGCGTATTAGGCACGAAAGTAAATCTGCGCTATAGTAGAGCCGTTGTTATGATAAAGAGAATTTAGTCGAATTCAACCTAACTATTAAGTTTACCGATGCAACCCGTGCCTCTGACACATTTGCTGAATAAACGTTAAACCTTTTTCGGCAATATCCCAGGGTTTGGAAAACTCGCGCCATACGCCAATAGAATTGGCAAAGTCCGGATCGTTGCGGGAAAAAGCCTCGATGGTGAGTAAACCCTGGTAGTTTATGCCGGCTAAAGCCGCAAAAGCTTCGTCGAAGTTAATGTGGCCATCGCCGGGCGTGCCGCGGTCGTTTTCGCTGATATGCACGTGCACCAGATAAGGCGCAATGGTTTGAATAGCCTGGGTAAACTTTTTTTCTTCGATGTTGGCGTGGTGCGTATCAAACATGGCCCGAACGTTCGGATGATTTACTTGCTGCAGTAACCGGGTAAGCTGCTCCATGGTATTACATAAATAACACTCAAACCGGTTTAAAGCTTCTAAGCCAAAGGTTACACCCGCCGGAGCAGCGTACTCTCCGGCTGCATGTAATACTTCGGCACTCCAGCCGTATTCGGCATCTTCGGGAGCGTGCAAAGCAAATACCGCGTGTGCCGAATGCAACGGGCCACATAAAATTTTAGCTCCTAAATCATGGCTTCGGTCAATCACCCATTTCAGGCGATCCAGCGCCTTAGCCCGCGTCTCCGCCGAGTCGCTAATGGGGTTTTCAGCTTTACCCACCGTGGATACCGTACTTACTGCTAAACCCAGGTTGCGGCAATGCTCCCCCACCTGCTTATAAGCCGCGGCATCCGGCGAGCCTACGTAAAACTCGACGCTATCATAGCCGGTTTCTTTTAATCGGTCGATAACTGGCAAAATTTCATCCGACACAACGGCCGACCAGGCGAGCACATTAAATCCAATTTTGTTCATTTAGAAAGAGCAGTATTACTGGTAATAATTAAATAAATACCGGGGTAAAATGAAGGTAAACGAAATTTCTTAAAATTAGCTGATACTCCAGTTGCTATTGCTTCACGAGCAATTACCTACAAACAATTACAAGGCAAAAATTTAAAAATTTACTTATTTACTGGCTTGTATGCCGTGGTAAGGCGCATTAATGGCGATTTTGCCGGCCCATTTTTTAGGTACGGGCTTACCAGCAGCCCAATGAACGCCATTAATTACCAACCGTTGCACCGGCTCTAAGTCAAAATCTTCCGGGTGGCCCAAGGTGGTCATAAAAAATTTTCCGCCGAAAGAATTGGTGCCGGTCCAGGCTACCGGGTTATCTTGTGCTTCTTTATCCGGGTTAACCGCATGGCCCATTAATAACAACGTGGAGCCCTTGGCAGGATAATCGGGCAGTACACGGTATAACCAGGAGCGGGCGTGAAAGTTATTGCTGACACCGGTGAGAATCGGATTTTTAGCGGCTTCGGGAATTATACTGACATCGGTGCTGGATTCGTGTCCGTAGTGCGTGTGTTTGGCCTTACCGCCCCAGCCCGGAGGTGCATTAAACACCATTTCGCCAAAAGCATTCCATTTTTCGAGTTCGTGACCGGCCGGGTAGTTAAACGCGTGCGTGGTAGTCCGGAAACCAATTACGGGTTTACCGGATTTTAAATAAGCCTCAATGTGCTTAACCTGGTCGGCGGGTAAACGGCGCCAGCGTAAAAAAAACACGGCTACGTCGGCGTCTTTCAAAGCTTCTAAGCCCGGAATGTTTTCTTCGGAGTTATGATCCGGCGAAGCTTTGAGTACTTTGGTCCGGAACCCGTAATTTTTTTCCAGTTCGGTGGCAATAGCCGGCATGGTTAATTCGCCGCTGTACTCGTGGTCGCCGGTTACAAACACGATTAAAGGCTTTTTGGCGCTACTTTTACTTTGGGCACAAGCCACAAAGACCGATTGCAACAGAATGCTGAGAAAAAGAAACAGGTAATGCATTTTTTTTAAATTTTTCATAAACCGCTAGTAAGTGGTACAGTATATTTTGCAGGAAGTACTTTGTCAAATTTAATATTATGTAAACGTAAAAAGATTACATGAACTAGAAGTAAATCACTTTATCTATAGAGGTTATTCCGCAGGAAATTATTCACGTAGCTAAATAACTTCCTGCGTAAAAACAGCATCATTAAACTTTTTTGTTTAGGCCCCAAGTTTAAATTAGTGCTGTTTTAATTTTAATTTTGGGTTAGATTTAGCAAAGCATAATTAATACTCTCATATAAAGAGAGCTTGTAACTGCCGGAAGGCAGAGACTCTTCTTTATACATTAAAGCCTCGAGCTGCTTCGCTTAACAGTAGCGCTAGCTAATTTAACTGAAGCACTCGTTTACGGATAGTTTTTTTACCAGTCGAACAACGAGCAACGAATAACCAATGCTTACTGCGCGCCGTTTTCCAGCGGATATTGTTTCAGCAGATCATCCGGAGAATAGAAACCCGTTTTGGCTTTGGTGGAGGCTCGTACTACTTTCACTTTGTCCGGAGAAATAGCGGGTGCTTTATTACCAAAAGAGTTGCGCACGTAAGTAAGCACCGCCGCTACTTCTTCGTCCTTCAGCATCCCGCCAAAAGGAGTCATGGGTACTTGCCCGCCGTAATTCTGGCCCAGTACGTTAATAGGACCTTGCATGCCATTTAACACTACTTTAATTAAGCGTTCTTCGTTGCCGGTTACCCATTTGGTGCCAGCCAGCGGCGGAAAGCCGGAAGCCGAAAGACCATTACCATCGGGCTGATGACACGTAATGCAATATCCTTCCCGGGCATAAATGGCTTTGCCTTGCACAAATAACTCGCGTTCCTTGCCTTTTAAATCCGTTGTAATAGCAGCTTCTTTTTTCTCTTCTACTGATTTACCGTTTAAATGAGCCACCGCTGTTTCGTGGGCGTGTATCATCCAGTCATCCAGAGGCTTTTTAGCGGCTTCCGCCAGAATAGGCAAGCCTTTTTCTTTATCGAGCCACGATGCCGCCACAATTGCTTCCAGGCGCACCCGTCCATGTTCGTCGCGGGCCGCCTGCATTAATAAATCGGCTTGTTCCGGTACCTGATGACCGGTGTAACGCACCACGCGCGTAGCCGCTGCCCGCACATGATAATCTTTGGCCTGCAGCAATTGCTTTAATAAATTCTGATCTACTTTATTCATGCCCCAGCTTACCCATAAGCCTTCGAGTAAGTGGTGTTCGTATTTCGGATCGTTTTTATCCAGTTTGGCGGTCCAGGTATTCAGTTGCGACAGAACCTCAGCCGTTGGCCGACCGCGAAGTTCCCGGCGGGTACGGTAGCGGGTGCGGTATTCCGGTAATTTTAAATTTTCGAACAGCTCGCTAATGCTGGCTCCCGCTACTTTGGCTGGTTGCACCAATGGACGACCCGGATAGGTAATGCGGTAAATGCGGCCGTGTACGTGGTCGCGCAACGGGTCGCGGGCATTGTGCTGCATGTGCCCGATTAAGATGTTGTGCCAATCGGCTATGTACAAAGAACCGTCCGGGGCAAACTCCATATCTACGGGCCGGAAATTGCGGTCTTCGGATACCAATAGATCTTGCCGATGCTGGCTAATGTAGCCGGTTCCGTCGTCTTTTAAGGAGTGTTGCTTCGTGCCTAAAAAGCCGATGGTATTATTGATAATAATATCGCCCTGCGCATCATCCGGAAAGTGGCGGCTCGATATAAACTCTAGGCCGGAGGTAGGCCGCACCCGGTGCTTGTCTTCTATTAACTGCTTGGATTTGTGGGTAGACACCCCGTAACGTGGTTTCACGCTGCCGGGCATCATCCAGCGCACATCGGGGCTGGAAGTTTCGGCAAAGAAATTTTGGCCCCAATCATCGAAAGCAATCCCCCAGGGATTGGGAATTGCGAGTTGAGCGGTACGTTCCAGTTGCCGGCGCTGCGGATTATAACGGTAAAAACCGCCGTTGGTCGCCCGCACCGGTCCATACGACGTTTCGACGTTGGTGTGCAGGAAAACGCCTTCGCCCATGTAAATGGCGCCGGAAGGATCGAGCGTATAGGTATGGTGGGCGTGGTGCGTATCGTGGTCATCAAAACCGCTTAACAAGATTTCCCGGGTATCGGCTTTATCGTCGCCGTTGGTATCCCGGAACAGCATAAAATTAGTACCCTGCGAAATATAAACTCCTTCCGGAGCCAGCTCAAAACCAACCGGCAAATGCAAGCCATCGGCAAAAACCGTTTGTTTATCGGCTTTGCCATCGTTATTGGTATCTTCCAGAATAATAATTTTATCGTTGGGTTTCGCGTCGCCGGGCTTATAATGCGGGTACGTAGGCATGGTGGCCACCCACAGCCGGCCTTTGTTATCGAAGGTGATCTGGCAAGGGTTGGCTAAATCGGTAAACTCTTTCTCCGACGCAAACATTTCAATTTTGTAACCCGGCGCTACTTTTAACTTGTTTAAAGCATCTTGCCCGTACAAGTATTCCATGCTGCCGTTTTTCTCCGGGTTATAGTTCGTAGTTACAGGCGGCAAAACGGTAGTTTTCTGGTCAGCGGCGGCTACGTCCATTTTTTGGCCTTTTACGGCTTGCCAAATAGCCTGATCCCGGATATCCGTCATTTCGCGGATTTTCTTTAATTCAGCGGGGTAATTATCGGGTCCGAAAGGATTGTAGCGACGACCGTACACGTGCACGCCATTCGGGATTTTAAGATCGTTGTGCCACATCCAGTTTTTCTCCTGAACGGCCGCGTGTACTAAAGCCCGGTTTTTTTCATTTTTAACGGGCGTTTTACCAAAAACCTGGTCGGCTAATAATTTAGAAAATCGGGCGTACCCATTATCGGTCAGTTGCGAACCGTCGATGGTTAAAAACTCTTCAGTGGCATCGTACCAGCCTTTAGTAGGAGTAAAAGCATTTACGAAAAGTACTTTATTTTTGGCGGCTACTTCTTTCATTGCCTCGGTATACAGGCTTAGGTTGGCGTTTTCTTTTTTCCCGTTGGGCAAATCGTATTTACCCGAAAGATCTTCGAAGGCAATGGGAGAAACTAAGGCTAGTTGCGGCGCGGTTTTGCCATTGTACTTTTGCTTTAAAGTATGTTTTACAAAAGCGTCCAGCTCGGCTTTGTAATTTTCTAAACCTGGTTTACCTTCGAAGGATTCGTTATAACCAAAAAAGGCAATTATAATATCGGCTTTGTGGCGCGTAATCCATTCATCGGGGGTTTCGTAGTGGCCTTGGCTGTCAGAATAATTAGCTAATTCCGTTTGAAACTTTTCGGCCCCGGGGAAAGCCCAGGGCGATACCCGGCCAGAGTGCGGCCGAAAGCCGGGCGTATTGCCCCCGTCGCACATATTCCGGATATACAGCTGGTTATCGGGGTAGCGCAACTGCATTTCTGTTTCAAAATGCCCAAAGTTCAACATGCGGGAACCCAGGTTGTTGCCCACCAGAATAAGGTGCGAACCTTTGCTGAGTTTTAAGGGATTGGAAGTTGACTGGGTAAATTGCAGCGTTAAAAAAGCTATGATTACTAGTCCTAAACTAGTGAGGCCAACCGGTAAATTTCCTCGCTTACTACTTTTCATCGACGATCTTATATTGTAAAAATTTAAAAAATGACGTTGTGGGTGGCAGTTGCGGGAGCAAGCTGCTTTGTATAAAGGTATCGGGTTATATAAAACTAACTATCCTGACCTGTCCTGGCCCGTGCTTCTTCATTAATTATCCGATAAGAAACGTAAACGCGCTAGTTTCTTATCGGATAAGTGCGGTAATGAAACCTTTAATATAAGCTTAAAATTTAATAACCGGTGTTCTGACCCAGGTTTTTATTGTTCCGGACTTCGGCAGTTGGTAATGGAAATAACAATTCCCGATCTTTTAATACCGGTCCGTAGGAGAACTGGTGCCCTACGTAATCGTCGAAAGTTTTGGTTTTTACATTGAAGGCTTTGCGCAAACGCACCATATCGAACCAGGTTTTATTTTCGTAACTCAGCTCATGCCATTTTTCGCGCCAGATGGCCTCCCGGAATAGTTCCTTGCTTAATCCTTGCAGCTCCGGCAGTTCAGCTCTTCTTCTAATTAAATTAACCGCTTCGTAAGCTTCGGCAGTTGGCCCGGCTGCTTCATTGGCCGCTTCGGCATAAATTAACAAGACTTCGGCATACCGCATTAACATCCAGTTTAAGCCACTGTTGGTCGTTTCCAGCTG
Proteins encoded in this window:
- a CDS encoding L-rhamnose mutarotase, with amino-acid sequence MKRYCLALDLHDNPELVAQYEHWHKPENFRPEIKQSILEAGITNMEIYRFGTRLFMIMDTDDNFSFERKAAMDAANPQVQDWENFVWQFQKPVPGAKAGEKWTLMDNIFKL
- a CDS encoding ThuA domain-containing protein, producing the protein MKNLKKMHYLFLFLSILLQSVFVACAQSKSSAKKPLIVFVTGDHEYSGELTMPAIATELEKNYGFRTKVLKASPDHNSEENIPGLEALKDADVAVFFLRWRRLPADQVKHIEAYLKSGKPVIGFRTTTHAFNYPAGHELEKWNAFGEMVFNAPPGWGGKAKHTHYGHESSTDVSIIPEAAKNPILTGVSNNFHARSWLYRVLPDYPAKGSTLLLMGHAVNPDKEAQDNPVAWTGTNSFGGKFFMTTLGHPEDFDLEPVQRLVINGVHWAAGKPVPKKWAGKIAINAPYHGIQASK
- a CDS encoding sugar phosphate isomerase/epimerase family protein, encoding MNKIGFNVLAWSAVVSDEILPVIDRLKETGYDSVEFYVGSPDAAAYKQVGEHCRNLGLAVSTVSTVGKAENPISDSAETRAKALDRLKWVIDRSHDLGAKILCGPLHSAHAVFALHAPEDAEYGWSAEVLHAAGEYAAPAGVTFGLEALNRFECYLCNTMEQLTRLLQQVNHPNVRAMFDTHHANIEEKKFTQAIQTIAPYLVHVHISENDRGTPGDGHINFDEAFAALAGINYQGLLTIEAFSRNDPDFANSIGVWREFSKPWDIAEKGLTFIQQMCQRHGLHR
- a CDS encoding PVC-type heme-binding CxxCH protein; amino-acid sequence: MKSSKRGNLPVGLTSLGLVIIAFLTLQFTQSTSNPLKLSKGSHLILVGNNLGSRMLNFGHFETEMQLRYPDNQLYIRNMCDGGNTPGFRPHSGRVSPWAFPGAEKFQTELANYSDSQGHYETPDEWITRHKADIIIAFFGYNESFEGKPGLENYKAELDAFVKHTLKQKYNGKTAPQLALVSPIAFEDLSGKYDLPNGKKENANLSLYTEAMKEVAAKNKVLFVNAFTPTKGWYDATEEFLTIDGSQLTDNGYARFSKLLADQVFGKTPVKNEKNRALVHAAVQEKNWMWHNDLKIPNGVHVYGRRYNPFGPDNYPAELKKIREMTDIRDQAIWQAVKGQKMDVAAADQKTTVLPPVTTNYNPEKNGSMEYLYGQDALNKLKVAPGYKIEMFASEKEFTDLANPCQITFDNKGRLWVATMPTYPHYKPGDAKPNDKIIILEDTNNDGKADKQTVFADGLHLPVGFELAPEGVYISQGTNFMLFRDTNGDDKADTREILLSGFDDHDTHHAHHTYTLDPSGAIYMGEGVFLHTNVETSYGPVRATNGGFYRYNPQRRQLERTAQLAIPNPWGIAFDDWGQNFFAETSSPDVRWMMPGSVKPRYGVSTHKSKQLIEDKHRVRPTSGLEFISSRHFPDDAQGDIIINNTIGFLGTKQHSLKDDGTGYISQHRQDLLVSEDRNFRPVDMEFAPDGSLYIADWHNILIGHMQHNARDPLRDHVHGRIYRITYPGRPLVQPAKVAGASISELFENLKLPEYRTRYRTRRELRGRPTAEVLSQLNTWTAKLDKNDPKYEHHLLEGLWVSWGMNKVDQNLLKQLLQAKDYHVRAAATRVVRYTGHQVPEQADLLMQAARDEHGRVRLEAIVAASWLDKEKGLPILAEAAKKPLDDWMIHAHETAVAHLNGKSVEEKKEAAITTDLKGKERELFVQGKAIYAREGYCITCHQPDGNGLSASGFPPLAGTKWVTGNEERLIKVVLNGMQGPINVLGQNYGGQVPMTPFGGMLKDEEVAAVLTYVRNSFGNKAPAISPDKVKVVRASTKAKTGFYSPDDLLKQYPLENGAQ